In Fibrobacterota bacterium, one genomic interval encodes:
- a CDS encoding GAF domain-containing protein, translating to MPDTPDFTPVPHQEIPERAAGARQIALVGLNRATAELLPNLLDAQGIQVVKVLNPDFEDLSRLTTYPHLEVIIDTTRNPSIAARLRKLPLKKVDVISGLGARLLICAVRDGHSESRDTAARALDEIRGAAGPNKDRRAMLQAILNAAVKTSRADSGSLMLLDPSRRQLTIEAACGLEESVVVSSIQRVGQGISGFVVRHREAVIINGAVDQQAFAAEYQRPELVSAICCPLCCEGEVLGVINLASRNKARVFVKTDVEALEELARVAAETVRYGREGEAGAGQGQGQGLLNSVRDILGMRYRFEERLNLLLMKMANTFGAKACTYYQFNATERTFMAKASSSMSGILLKERPMLLDDIFAQRLLKTPHGFCVNSAGKEPRAKKWYLLQPIRTGTELAGALFLYLHSERNHFKDEMLLLKRIGDMLSREAAKHLELESIKVQSLKYSAISQFTADAARAADLPELSRMILANVRLLVDADSCVLRLRHGSGAEPEVAETLSQRDPVWMKDILAVDRKLSGEAASSAASVRIDKLSDSRFGTDIHAAESALAAPLSIGGEVVGTLSLYDKRSQDPAGPKAFAEEDQDVLAHFATQAAKALSRFRPFLFPVPAAVETAMAGP from the coding sequence ATGCCAGATACCCCGGACTTCACCCCGGTTCCCCACCAGGAAATCCCCGAGCGGGCCGCAGGGGCGCGCCAGATCGCATTGGTCGGCTTGAACCGCGCGACCGCGGAGCTGTTGCCGAACTTGCTGGACGCGCAAGGCATCCAAGTGGTCAAGGTGCTCAATCCCGATTTCGAGGATCTGAGCCGACTCACGACCTATCCGCATCTCGAAGTGATCATCGATACCACCCGGAATCCATCCATCGCGGCGCGCTTGCGTAAGCTGCCGCTTAAGAAAGTGGACGTGATCAGCGGTCTGGGGGCGCGCCTATTGATCTGCGCCGTACGGGACGGCCATTCCGAATCCCGGGACACGGCCGCCCGGGCCTTAGACGAGATCCGCGGCGCCGCGGGCCCCAACAAGGATCGACGGGCCATGTTGCAGGCCATCCTGAACGCGGCGGTCAAGACCTCGCGGGCGGACAGCGGATCCCTGATGCTTCTCGATCCTTCCCGCCGCCAGTTGACCATCGAAGCCGCTTGCGGCCTGGAAGAAAGCGTCGTCGTCTCTTCGATACAACGGGTCGGACAAGGCATCTCCGGCTTCGTTGTCAGGCATCGCGAAGCCGTGATCATCAACGGGGCCGTGGACCAACAGGCTTTCGCGGCGGAATACCAGAGGCCCGAACTCGTTTCCGCGATTTGCTGCCCCCTGTGCTGCGAAGGGGAAGTGTTGGGGGTTATCAATCTGGCCAGCCGCAACAAGGCCCGCGTCTTCGTTAAAACGGACGTCGAAGCGCTGGAAGAGTTGGCGCGCGTCGCGGCAGAGACGGTGCGCTACGGACGCGAAGGAGAAGCGGGGGCCGGGCAGGGACAAGGGCAAGGACTGCTCAATAGCGTGCGCGACATATTGGGCATGCGCTATCGATTCGAAGAGCGCTTGAACCTATTGCTCATGAAAATGGCCAATACCTTCGGGGCCAAGGCCTGCACCTACTATCAATTCAACGCCACCGAGCGCACCTTCATGGCCAAGGCATCCAGCTCCATGAGCGGAATCCTCCTCAAGGAACGGCCGATGCTCCTGGACGACATCTTCGCGCAGCGGCTGCTCAAGACCCCCCACGGGTTTTGCGTCAACTCCGCGGGAAAGGAGCCGCGGGCCAAGAAGTGGTACCTGTTGCAACCCATCCGCACGGGAACGGAATTGGCCGGCGCGTTGTTCCTTTACCTGCATTCGGAACGGAACCATTTCAAGGACGAGATGCTCCTGCTCAAGCGCATCGGGGACATGCTCTCCCGCGAAGCCGCCAAGCATCTGGAACTCGAATCCATCAAGGTCCAGTCCCTCAAGTATTCGGCAATTTCCCAGTTCACCGCGGATGCGGCCCGGGCCGCCGATCTTCCCGAACTCTCGCGGATGATCCTGGCCAACGTTCGCTTGCTGGTGGATGCCGATTCCTGCGTGCTGCGTTTGCGGCACGGCTCCGGAGCCGAGCCGGAAGTCGCGGAAACCTTGAGCCAACGCGATCCTGTTTGGATGAAGGACATCCTGGCCGTGGACCGGAAGCTCTCGGGCGAGGCCGCTTCCTCCGCGGCTTCAGTGCGGATCGATAAGCTTTCCGATTCCCGGTTCGGGACGGACATCCACGCGGCGGAATCCGCCTTGGCGGCGCCCCTCAGCATCGGAGGCGAGGTGGTCGGCACGCTTTCGCTTTACGACAAACGCTCCCAGGATCCCGCCGGCCCCAAGGCGTTCGCGGAGGAAGACCAAGACGTGTTGGCGCATTTCGCGACGCAAGCCGCCAAAGCCCTCTCGCGCTTCCGGCCCTTCCTGTTTCCCGTTCCCGCGGCCGTGGAAACGGCGATGGCCGGCCCCTAA
- a CDS encoding M48 family metalloprotease has product MSLLPGPASRLRLRRRVPADERPPIAYGIGLVSVALAIVFLPLGYAALCFGTLWILGWHAVSHQGWLIGPESAFLPGLAYALGLLMIAGIALFLIRPLVSGHRRSRPDLVLRPEQEPRLHAFVQQICNSLGSPTPVRIQVSMDVNACARLAPGRENFWNGGLELVLGLPLVRGLELGQFAAVLAHELGHFRQGAAMRLVHGIRRVNQWFARASAHEDAWERDLAARSDRIDPMLYGFYWCGRACSVTARGILRSHARAGQAVSCLLLREMEHQADNAAIRLVGGETFASMVLEAKVIEAAWGLANRSLGLALREGNLADDLPALVAAHTRVFIPEVRRRMERTIMSERTTWFDTHPSLAERVRRARRAASRGMFHAAGPAHTLFSDFVALSRKATLGFYRTDLGEEFNPARVMATGDLVSGQSEIQVGEAAVTGYFLGMLSNLRPLWLNAADMAPDAEEGHLPLHGDEDAAAGLSPESSARWRIRLEDARQRLESGFSKASESSRAYAAADARMLDAVQALALMRANFWIEPGDFQLREGGAAQAGAVFRESEAEQRALAIGMVGFEDAMRRRLAAALRLLDDVEVRKRLLDARSCSREASRLLPVLAALGRVQARLESLRRSFHGMGILLENLEGNESAPEVDAQLKTYALAIRLELEAIGKGLRGVEYPFGSSPSDLADYALDELPSEKNYAGHYAIAEEALGRSYALYFRIFGRLALSAGRVEGVLGLGPLRVDG; this is encoded by the coding sequence TTGAGTTTGCTGCCCGGCCCGGCCAGTCGCCTGCGTTTGCGGCGCCGCGTTCCCGCGGACGAACGGCCGCCGATCGCCTATGGCATCGGGCTCGTGTCGGTCGCCCTCGCCATCGTCTTTTTGCCCTTGGGCTATGCGGCCCTTTGTTTCGGGACCCTTTGGATCCTGGGATGGCATGCCGTAAGCCACCAGGGCTGGCTGATCGGTCCCGAGTCCGCCTTCTTGCCGGGATTGGCGTACGCGTTAGGCTTGCTCATGATCGCGGGCATCGCCTTGTTCCTCATCCGCCCTCTCGTCAGCGGGCATCGGCGCTCCCGCCCCGATTTGGTGCTTCGCCCGGAGCAGGAACCGAGATTGCATGCCTTCGTCCAGCAGATTTGCAATTCCCTCGGTTCGCCGACCCCCGTGCGCATCCAGGTGAGCATGGACGTGAACGCGTGCGCCCGCCTGGCCCCGGGCCGGGAGAATTTTTGGAACGGCGGTTTGGAGTTGGTGTTGGGGCTTCCGTTGGTACGCGGCCTGGAACTGGGCCAATTCGCCGCGGTGCTCGCCCACGAGCTCGGGCATTTCCGCCAGGGCGCAGCCATGCGCCTGGTGCACGGCATCCGCCGGGTGAACCAATGGTTCGCTCGCGCATCCGCGCACGAGGATGCCTGGGAACGCGACTTGGCGGCCCGCTCCGACCGCATTGATCCCATGCTCTATGGTTTCTATTGGTGCGGGCGCGCCTGTTCCGTCACCGCGCGTGGGATCTTGCGATCCCACGCCCGTGCCGGGCAGGCGGTCAGTTGCCTGTTGCTGCGCGAGATGGAGCATCAGGCGGATAACGCGGCCATCCGCTTGGTCGGGGGCGAAACGTTCGCGTCCATGGTGCTGGAGGCCAAGGTGATCGAAGCGGCCTGGGGATTAGCCAACCGGAGCTTAGGGCTGGCCCTGCGCGAAGGCAACCTGGCCGATGATCTTCCCGCCCTGGTGGCGGCGCATACGCGCGTGTTCATCCCCGAGGTGCGCCGCCGGATGGAACGGACCATCATGTCCGAACGCACTACCTGGTTCGATACCCATCCCAGCCTGGCCGAACGCGTTCGCCGAGCGCGTCGGGCGGCATCGCGGGGCATGTTCCACGCCGCCGGGCCCGCGCATACGCTTTTCTCCGACTTCGTCGCCCTATCACGTAAGGCCACCTTGGGCTTCTACCGTACCGATCTGGGCGAAGAGTTCAATCCCGCCCGCGTCATGGCGACCGGCGATCTGGTGTCCGGCCAAAGCGAGATCCAAGTCGGCGAAGCGGCGGTGACCGGTTATTTCCTCGGCATGCTCTCCAATCTGCGGCCGTTGTGGCTGAACGCCGCCGACATGGCCCCGGACGCGGAGGAGGGCCACCTGCCCTTGCATGGGGACGAGGACGCGGCGGCCGGCTTGTCTCCCGAATCCAGCGCGCGCTGGCGGATCCGTCTGGAAGACGCCCGGCAGCGGCTCGAGTCCGGGTTCTCCAAGGCCAGCGAAAGCTCGCGGGCCTATGCCGCCGCCGATGCGCGTATGTTGGATGCCGTCCAGGCCTTGGCGCTCATGCGGGCGAATTTCTGGATCGAGCCGGGCGATTTCCAGTTGCGCGAAGGCGGGGCCGCCCAAGCCGGCGCGGTTTTCCGCGAATCCGAAGCCGAGCAGCGCGCCTTGGCCATCGGAATGGTCGGGTTCGAAGACGCTATGCGCCGCCGCCTGGCCGCGGCCTTACGATTGTTGGACGACGTCGAGGTGCGGAAGCGTTTGCTGGACGCGAGGTCCTGCTCGCGCGAGGCTTCGCGGCTCTTACCGGTATTGGCGGCCCTCGGCCGGGTGCAAGCGCGCCTGGAATCCCTGCGACGCTCTTTTCATGGGATGGGAATCTTGCTCGAGAACCTGGAAGGCAACGAGAGCGCGCCGGAAGTGGATGCCCAGCTTAAGACCTACGCTCTCGCCATCCGCCTGGAATTGGAGGCGATCGGGAAGGGGCTGCGGGGGGTGGAATACCCGTTCGGGTCTTCGCCATCGGATTTGGCCGACTACGCCTTGGACGAACTCCCCTCGGAGAAGAATTACGCCGGCCACTATGCCATTGCCGAAGAAGCCTTAGGGCGATCATACGCATTGTACTTCCGCATCTTCGGAAGGCTGGCCCTATCGGCGGGCCGGGTGGAAGGCGTCTTGGGGTTAGGACCCTTGCGGGTCGACGGGTAG